The stretch of DNA TCAGGGCAAAACCAATTAATTTTGTATGTAGGTATTCTCAGAGGTTATCTAACAATTTGTTAATGAGTGCAAACTGTATGAAACTCTAAGCATATTTCCCTTCCAGTCCCTGAGCATAgaagtatatttgtgtgtgtgtgtgtgtgtgtgtgtgccctctTCAATCGTTcaccaatgttttatagttttcagagtccaGGTCTTTCAAGTGcgtggttaagtttattcctagatattttattatagtagGTGCAACTGCAAATGGGATTGTGTTCTTCAATTCCCTTCTTACTCTTCATAATTAGTATagagaaatgtaacagatttctgcacattgattttgcatcTTGTAACCTAATGAATTCACTTACCActctcttaactatagggaaaaaAACTGCTGGTTACCCAAGAagggtcaggggtgggggatgggagaaataggtgaaggggattcagAGTATCCTTATTTTTATGAGCAGTGAGTAatacatggaattgttgaatcacctgAAATGCATATAATGCTGTATGTCGACTatacagagttaaaaataaagtagaaggaaTGAAAGTAGACAGTTAAATCCAACCATGAGTCTTTAGGAAGATAGGAATCATGATAGTGCCTACATCACAGATTTGTCCATATGTAAAGCACCTAGAATCATGTCTGGCTCACATTAGCAATTTATAGCTATTCAGTATATCTTTTATGGGAAATGCTttggaaattaaatgaatataatgcCTGATagaaaattattatgaaattCAAGCCCACTCTAACAGACCCATACTTTGAGATCTGGAAAGTCTAGAATCCTAAAACTAGGATTTGGTCATGACATCTGGATGGATGCTACCGTTGAAGATCATTGTAAATCTGGTCGTAGGATAGTCtaatttttggttaaaatttaGTGAAGTGAAGTTatgaaaaaagaagtgaagttaagaaaaaaatgcagcctGCAGATAACAAGGGCACGTTCACCCATCTTCTATGGAACATAGAATTACAGTTTACACAGATGGGAATACATTATGataatgtttttacttattttaatccATAATAAAATTCTTAGGATCCATTCCATATTGGCACAAAATCATTTATGTGGCttcaaattcaaagaaaatacttttttttttttggtaattcaATCTCATAATAGCATtaccaatacatttttaaactacaTTGACTATTTGTATGAAGCAGCAAACGTGTGTAGGATATGAGAGATGCAAATTGTaattaagaaaacacacaaaattagTTGGTCTTTAATAAAATGGTGATAGGTAAAGAGGGAATAGAAGaaagaatgttctttttaattatcgtagaatttttttatcttctcttagGTGTGTCCACATTCTAAAATTCTTCTGAGATGAAGACAGATGAACTTAATATTTATGTCCCTTCTAAAAGTGAGGTCCTTTGAGTCCCAGAGACAGGACTTCAATAAGGAAAGAATGAGGACTGTCTCCTAACCTACAAGGATCTGTCAAGGAAAGAAGGCTCCAAGGAAAGatgcctctctcactctttcctgCTTGGCTATTGGCGTAATCTCAATCTATGGCCCAGTCCCTCTCAGAAACCTTCCCTGATTTAACTCACTGTGAGCCCTGGTCTCTAACCTTCTACTTCCCTTCTCATGGCATGTTCCACTTGGAGACTTCGGGGAGCACACGCCTCTGTGGCTCTTAGTCTGATTGGCCATAGCAGGTCTCATACTTTACAGCCAACAAAACGGACTAAGGCAGATGtgtttataacttttataaaacAACTAAATCATGTAGCTAGTCAAGAATGCAGGGAGACAGCATGACATAAGAATATTAATAACATTATGCCTATCAATAATTTTCAATGAGCTAGATACTCAGCAAAGAAGCATCAGTGAATAAAGCATAACATCTTCATTCAAATACTTTCATTAATTAAATATGGTATCCACTCTTTTAAGTATATAGGTGCATATAATCGTACCGCTACTGAGTAGGGAAAAATATCTCTTTTATAGCACTAAGGAACACTTCACCAGACCTGCATGCATCATTCTGAATGTATCTCACAAATATAAAGTTGTGAAAAATTATCAACTGGCATTCCATAGCACCAATTGTAAAGAGCTTAAAAATATGTCATGGCATTCATTAAATTAGGATTCACGTTTATGTCGTAactatattaaaaagtataaaatgttaagGGATTTACATGAAACAATTCATCCTTGaggataagaaagagaaatacaatgaaaataagtTACACAGGAGAATATTATactttttgcaattttttaaaaatctatattgtGAATATAAGGATACATGCTATATTATTCTTTCTAACTTTTCTGTTTCCAAGCATgattaaaataagaggaaaaatattgACATTCATAGACATGAAAACATCATGAGTGataaaaaaacacagattttacttctatatttttatcttatgaaTCTAGTTatctataatccattttatttgCAGTGTTTTGACATATTGTCTTTATCACATAATATATGGCACACATACTTAGGCATTTATATAGATGTTATTCTGCTTAAATAATCAGTCTATTCTCATACCATAGTTcccttgtttattattttattaaaagattttatttatttattcatgatagacatagagagagatgcagagacacaggcagagggagaagcaggctcgatgacaggagccgacgcgggactcgattccgggaatccaggattgtgccctgggccaaaggcaggtgctaaaccgctgagtcacccaggaatcccccagtttccttgtttaaaaaacagctattttacaatacattttaaattctattaggCTAGTGCCCCTATGCTATCATCATTATCACCTTCAaaacttttttctatttgaatttcatgtatatatatatatatatatatatatatatatttttttttttttaagggaaaaagtgCACTAGCGGGGAGAAGggatagggagaaagagagaatcttgaggaggctctacacccagtgcagagccctatgtggagcTTCTTCTCATGACCTTCAGATACGACCAGAggtaaaatcaaaagtcagacactctaCAGAATGACCTACCCCAGCATTCCATCTTCCAAGTGAATTTTAGAACCATTCTGTCAAGATTCTAAGAAGAATTCATCTTAGAATTTTTTCCCAATCATCCTGATTTATGGATTCATTGATGGGGGAATAGATAGCTTTCAAATATAGTTGTGTTCAGGCTTTCTTtaacacaagaaaacaaatcCCCACATACTAGGACAcctaatttaataatataaagaaatataaaagataaaacataaatataaaatatttaaatataaaataataaatataaatatttatttaagtatatataatgtaataaatataataaaatatataataatttataataatataaaagaacttatttattttcttattcattcacttattcattgaTTTGACTTTATTTCTGCCCACTATGTGACAAACATGACGCTGGTGATCGGGATACAGTACTTGGAGAGGAACTAGACCAGGGCTATTTTCTCTGAGTAGTGTGATTCTCCAAAGAGTAAGCTTAAAATTGGTGACTGAGGGGTCCAGGATTCTGGCCAATACTATGGCACTTCATAGAGCTTTGACGATATTCTACAAGAAAAGTCTGTTTAGAACTTGTACACAGGGAATTCACAGGATCATGAATATAAGCCTGAGACAGTAGGGCCAATCAAAAATGAGTCTTACTGGTTACTCCTGTCATCATTGTCCATCAGGATCTCCctggggaaaagaggaaagatgacTGAGCCCAGGATTTTGGCATTTTACTATAACACAGCTTTCTGCAGGGGAAGCTGTGTAATGGGTCCATGAGCAGGTGCCTTGATCCTGGCCTATTCTTGTTGGTGATTCCTTCTGTTGATGTATTGATTGTGCTACACCCTTCATTCTGTCACTCGTTCCCTTACCATGGCCTCCCTCCTGTTGACACCTGACTCAGAACAAGGTCTCTTTACAGGGTCTGTTGTTAGGCAGAACGTTGCACTACATCATGATTTAGAATGTGGTCCTCTGAGTCCCACTCTTGCAGTGGCTTTGACTGTTGTTGTCAATGTTTTGTTCAATGTTGTACATTCCCCAAGTGATGCGGCACAGGTTTTTTTGGACAGATTTTTTCCCTGACTTCATAAGCAAGAAATATGCCTACATCTTGTCCCAAAAGTAGAGGGGATATCGGGACTGTGATTGTTGAACATGCATAAATATGCTGGGGGAAATGTCTAGGGAATAGCCATTGGCCTGGGAAACAGAGGAAAAACCTAGAAGACAGTAAGGATCGACAGAATCAGAGCTGCTAACAAAATTTCATCATAGCATCCAACAACTGGGGCAGTATCTGTGATGACTTCTGGAGTAAGTTCCTACTGGGCTTCCACACCTATGCAAATGTGGAAAAGAGGGCCTTCGACATACAACCTCTCAGGCCCTAATATAGTTCCAGATTCAGCTTTaacttcactctctctctttagatAGCCACAGTCTACTGAATACTGGAATTTGCCAGGACCTATTAGGGCCAGCTAGCCTCATCTCCTACCAGCTCAGAGAAACCCCTGGCTTAAGTTTACAGATAATTGCAGTGGTGCCTTGTGTACGTGTTTGGGGAAAAGCAAAGGGCAAAAGAGCAAAATCTGGGCACCCAGAGGGCCTTTCCTTAGATGATTTAATGGGCACCACCTGGGCTGCTTGAGTGCCTGAGCGGGAAGGGTTTGGACATGAATGGCACTGAGTGTATTCTCCAGGACCCATATGGTTGTGCACGTATATATAGCCAATAGCCACAGAAAACtggacacactcacacacacatgtttAAAGAAGGAGTCTGAGCCTAGCTTCTCACACTGTGGCTGCTTCACAGTCAGGTGAGTATCTCTGGGTGAGGTGGGCTTCACGGTCCCAGTCTGGCAACCTGGTCAAAGTGCCCAGAAGCTTGCCACCTGCAGCCTCTGCATCCTCATTGGATAATTGTCATCACAGTTCTCTTCAAGTCCCTAATGAGCTATAAATGTGTATCCTCTAATTTTTGGTGAGCAATTCTGTTGTAGGCATTTAAGCTATCTTGTTTCTGAAAAGCTCCTTGTTGGCTGATTTCATCCTCTGTCATGGTTTTGGTATTTCTAGCCCATTTTTGTCTCACATCCTTAAAGTTCCATTCTTAAAGGGGATATACATtcaaaaatacacataatataattttatatatttatgatgctTTATATGTTAAAGATGATTAAgtgcctcatttataaaaatattcaagatgaaaatatgggacgcctgggtggctgagtggcactgtgtctgccttcggctcagggagtggtctggagtcccagaatcgagtcccacatggggctccccacaaggagaaCACacctctctgcctgtgcctcaacctctctctgtgtatctcatgaaaaatggataaaatctttaaaaaaatatattcaaaaagaaaatactctggGAGATTTGATGTGGTAAGACCACATTATTGTTACTATAATACTAGAGCATGTTATATAATAAGGCATATAACACTGAaccatattatataatatatatcacattgattcagaatatatttgcatatttaatcaTTCCACTTTTTTGTTTAACTTTCTAACTCTGAATTCTTTCAAGTTTGAGGCTCATGAAGTGTTTTACGATTCTTCTAGGCTGCTACACCTGGGTGTCACCATGACTGTGTGCAATGTCTCCCTGGGGCATCCTCCTTTCTTCATTCTCCAAGGCATTCCCGGGATGGAGGACAAACACAGATGGATCTCTATCCCCTTCTGTTCCATGTACTTCATCACCATCCTTGGGAACTgcaccatcatcttcatcatctgcACAGAGCGCTCCCTGCACAAGCCCATGTTCCTGCTCCTCTGCATGTTGGCCCTCACAGACCTGGGCATATCCACTACCACCATTCCCAAAGTGCTATGCATCTTCTGGTTTAGACACAGTGAGATCAGCTATGTGGGCTGTCTGGTCCAAATGTTCTTCATTCACTCCATATCGGCCATGCAGTCTGCCATTCTGATGACCATGGCCTTTGACCGCTACGTAACCATCTGTGAGCCCCTGCGCTATGCCACCATCCTTTCCAATAGTCGCATTGGGCTCATTGGCTTAGTGAGTTTAGTAAGAGCCATCCTTTTCATTCTGCCCATGCCTGTCCTCCTCCAGAAGATGCCTTTTCATGCGAATCATGTCATCCCCACCACCTACTGTGAACACATGGCTGTGGTGAAGATGGTGTGTGTGGACACCACAGTCAACCGGATATATGGTCTGGTAGTGGCCTTGTTAGTTGCCGGACTAGACATCTCAGCTATTGCCTCCTCTTATGTGCTTATCATCCAGGCTGTCCTGCGGCTGTCTTCTAAGGAAGCCCACCACAAAGCAGTCAACACCTGCACTGCACACATTGTTGTCATGCTTCTCTACTATACTCCCTCACTGTTCTCTTTCCTCACTCACCGCTTTGGCAGGGGAATTCCACTGCATGTGCACACCATTCTTGGAAACCTCTACTTCCTTATACCTCCAATGCTCAATCCTATTATTTATGCAGCTGAAAACCAAGGAGTTTCGGGAAAAACTGACCAAATATGGGTACTGGATGAAGGAGCACATAATCAGCAACCATGGTCAGAATCCTTTCTAATTATATGGCTTTGGTGGGCATGAGGAAATAATGTCAAGTAGAGGCAGTTCTGGAGTATTGGTTAGTGGCAGAAATGTGTCATACCGTCAGATTGACTACCTGAATCCTCAGATGTCGTGGAGGTTAAATCATAGGGGACCTCTTAGCTGTCAGTAACTCCAAAGGAAGGCTGTCATTCCTTCTGAAACGAAAGTGATGATATAGTCTCTGCATTGTTGGCATGGTGGTTGGGCAAATCACATGTGATCATGTGTGTAGAAGGACTTGAATACAATACTTGCTGAACACATGTGAAATAAGATGGAATGTTACTGCTTGCAGGTAACCTAAAACAATGTCTTGCCTGCTAACTTGCCAAGTAGAGTCAAAGTGTGATGGGAGTGAGTGTgaatttgtatttgtgtgtgtcagGGGAAGTGGGAGGTTTAGTTTGGGTATAGCAGGAAGGAACAAGGAAAGGACAAGATGGTATTTATAGTTACCCCATTATTTCCTCTGCTGGCTGACGTTTACTTAGGATAGAAGACTTTGTTGAATCCATTAAGAACCAAAGAATATGCACAGGAGCATAATCTGTAACACTCAGAAACAGttcagaggaaaagggaaaaggaaaagttcCTGAGCTTAAAGGTTTCTAAGCATTTGACTTAATTTTGTACTAGAAAAACCTCCCAgagtcctctctccttctcctctcaaCTGATTCACTGTTTGGTAAGATTCTCTTAACAAAGAGAATTTCTGATAATGTCCTGTTAATGGTTTTTGTTCCAAAAGTCTGTTTTATCTGGAACTCTGTGATTACAGAGCTCTGCAAAGCAATTTCTGTGGGTGCCCACGAAGATGTCCTGAACATGTGTCAGGGCACCTGTGGAGCTCAGATCCTGTGCCCAAATGTTGGAATTTATTCCATTCACAGGACATTTGTTTCCAGCCCTAGAGAATTGATGTGGATGTTGTGGCAAGTACTAGAAGTTGCGTGATGTTTGAAAGCAGAAAGATCCTAGTGTTTCCATCATATTGTAGAACTAACATATGAGGCAGACTTCAGTGAAAAAGATGCCTCTCCTTAACGCCACATGGCCACCATTTAGAGGAGACTCCTACAGTTCTTCCACTGGAGGGAAATACGTGAAATTTCTTCAGAGTGTTGTGCCCACTGTAAGAAATAGCAAGAAATGTTTGCAGAACCCTGAACAGTTGAATACCAAGGAGGGAGAGCGCTAGGACATTTCAGAACTTGAACTAAGGGGACAATGTTCACGAGAAACAATGAGGATTCACTAGGCAGTGACCTTTCTATGAATGGAAGAAACAGGAGCAGTGTGGATGAGGAATAGGTTTTTGCATGTCAGTAAGGAGTCCTCAGGTCATACGTTGAATCCTCCCTCAATATAGACAACattcaaaccaaaacaaaatcctGAGCAGAGTGCTTTATGATTAATAATTTAATTGTCAAATATTTAACAGAGAGTGAACAGGCTGGGGTCACTCATTGGGGTGAGGAGCTGTGGCAGCAGAAGGCTGTTTTTGCTCAGAACTGagagtgattttcttttcatctggtTTGAAGGGATTTGGGGCAGAAGGGAGTCTACCTGCTgtaaatattttgttcctttcttttgtgAGCTAGTCTATAAACATGAGAAgccagtttttgttttcctggaactATGAACTAAAAACTTACTAATGCCTGAACACGATACACTAGGAAGAATGTGTGGTAATGCTGGCAGTAGCAGCTGACACTGGCAAAATGCAGGGAGCAAGTAAATCAGAGAAGCCCCAGGAGGACGCCTGACTGTCTACCACTCTccctggttttttttgttttgttttgttttgttttgtttttttccttcctcataaGTGTTACTAATCTGTGATTGATTCTTCTTACTGCAGAATGAGCTTCACTTCTCTCTGGTTGCCTTGCTGTAAATGTGACCGAGGACAAACACGTGAACTGACTAGTTGTCTGTCACCCTTATA from Canis lupus dingo isolate Sandy chromosome 21, ASM325472v2, whole genome shotgun sequence encodes:
- the LOC112667372 gene encoding LOW QUALITY PROTEIN: olfactory receptor 52D1-like (The sequence of the model RefSeq protein was modified relative to this genomic sequence to represent the inferred CDS: deleted 1 base in 1 codon), producing MTVCNVSLGHPPFFILQGIPGMEDKHRWISIPFCSMYFITILGNCTIIFIICTERSLHKPMFLLLCMLALTDLGISTTTIPKVLCIFWFRHSEISYVGCLVQMFFIHSISAMQSAILMTMAFDRYVTICEPLRYATILSNSRIGLIGLVSLVRAILFILPMPVLLQKMPFHANHVIPTTYCEHMAVVKMVCVDTTVNRIYGLVVALLVAGLDISAIASSYVLIIQAVLRLSSKEAHHKAVNTCTAHIVVMLLYYTPSLFSFLTHRFGRGIPLHVHTILGNLYFLIPPMLNPIIYALKTKEFREKLTKYGYWMKEHIISNHGQNPF